ttttaatgcaatagacttacctttcttctgaggctcatttgcatccagctctatttcatggcttctcaaggcactgattagctcttccaaagaaacctcattcaaattctttgcaatcttgaatgcagtcaccattgggccccatcttctgggcaagcttttgatgatcttctttacatgatcagccttggtgtagcctttgtccagaactcttaatccaacagttagcgtttgaaatcttgagaacatcttctcaatatcttcatcatcctccattttgaaggcttcatatttctggattagagcaagagctttagtctccttgacttgagcatttccttcatgggtcatcttcaatgactcatatatatcataggcggtttccctgttagatatcttctcatactcagcatgagagatagcattcagcaaaacagtcctacatttatgatgatttttgaatagcttcttttgatcatcattcatttcttgtctggtaagccgtacgccagtagctttcactggatgtttgtaaccatccatcagaagatcccataagtcaccatccagaccaaggaagtaactttcaagtttatctttccagtattcaaagttttcaccatcaaatactggtggtctagtataaccattgttaccagttccattgtattgctcaccaaagccagatgtagatgtagggttaagttcttcaccagccatcttttactgaagcgtttttctcttcctgaatcttttctaaacacggttaagtgcttgcaccttagaaccggcgctctgatgccaattgaaggatagaaaaacacttagaggggggggggggggttgaataagtgtagctttaaaacttgtaagataaaaactatttgcacaaagatttttatcctggttcgttgttaactaaactactccagtccacccccttggagtgatttacctcacctgaggatttaatccactaatcacacttgattacaatggttttccacttagacaactgctaagtcttctagagtatcctgatcacaacctgatcactctaggaacaaactgcttagacaacttctaagacttgctagagtatactgatcaacaacctgatcactctagttcttacaacttaatgtaaacaaattctttcaagagttacaatgcttcttataaagctattatcacaactgtgattttctcttaagtttaagcttaaatctcactaagatattacaacagcaatgtagtgagcttgatgatgaagtttgagagcttttgaatttgacagcgtttctgtataatgcgcaagtgttgtattcagaattcgtaacatagcttctcatcagaacttcatatttataggcacttgagaagatgaccgttgggagcatttaatgctttgcgtaatccgtacagcatagcattaaatgtttcactcttttgtcaactacctcgagccttgtttccgctgtgtctactgacgttgcctttaatagcttctaacgttccttttgtcagtcagcgtagcctgccaccttgtacttgcttctgatctgatgtttgtgtaaacaatgtttgaatatcatcagagtcaaacagcttggtgcagagcatcttcttgtcttctgaccttgaagtgcttctgagcgtgataccatgagaacttcagtgcttctacttctgatctctagttcttctgatgcttccatagacccatgttctgattctgcttgaccatcttctgatgtcttgccagaccatgttctgatgttgcatgctgaaccttctgagtcagtgcttcttgcgctgattttgtgcatactctttatataattcctgaaatggaaattgcatagtattagagtaccactttacctcatacaaaattcatatgcttgttatcatcaaaactaagaatattgatcagaacaaatcttgttctaacattgctGAAGGACTTAACCATATGGATAGGGAAAAAGGTTTGAAATCCGTAAGAGTCCTCCTGTTTGCTTGAAGTAATTTCTCAATCTTTAATAATGTCAAATCTTTCAAGTCCTCGTCAGTCAATTCCAATTCTGTAAGAAAATAGATACAGGAATTAAATGGTCTGCATTGTAATGTTTTATTTGAAAATGGCTCAACGATGCAGACCTCGGTTATTTGCCAAATCTCCTTGGAAATGCAAAAGACCATCACCCAGCAAATTCCAACTTTGATTCCATACATGAGCATGTATGTTTATAGTTCCAGAGAGCAGCATAATAACAAACAATTTTCTAAGAAAATGTCTAGAGCCCAATTGACTCGCCTATATAATTGCACCAATATACTCCCTATCATCTTCCAGGAAACCCATCGCAAAGCATGCATCCCTAAAGGATTGATGTTGTGTTTCGCGTACCTTGCGAATGTCTTCATATGTCTGTGGTCCTTTGACAACCGTGAGCATCATTCTTAGATAATATAGTTTTCCAGTAGTTGGCGGAACCCAAATTAGTCTTCCAATAGTGAAGCCTTTTTCCCTAGGCTtccatgctcttttctttttctcataaCAAACTTTGAAACAAATTGGGCATATGTCAAATTTTGAGACTCTTCAAACTGTCCATTTGCAATCAACCAAGACGTGAACATAAATTTCGTGACACTTGCCTTTTCAATGACATTTTCCATCCTTTCATGATCAGTGTAGAATAATGTCTTCTCACCCACTAAATGGTAAAACATGTGCTCTGCAGATGGTTTCCTTCCATGAATTTTGTACGAAAAGATCCTCCGACACGCCTCACTGGGCAACATATACCTACAATTAAGGTATTCCTTGATTTCATCAAGTGGTTGTTGTTGTGTCGAGGATGATCGATTTGAAGGAACAACGGAAGCGGTGATCCTATCATATCCTTTATGAATATATTTGAACAAGTACTTTATTTAAGTGCTTTGGTTACACCATTCCATATTAATCTAAGCATGATATTTTAGAAGCAACCGCATGTTATACGGAACGACATACATATTGTCCAATGAGATTTCGTTTTTAATGATAAGTGAGTTTTAGAACTTCTTTTGTATAGCGGAAAACCATATTTATCAACAATAGTTTATTCGTTGAACTTTTTGGGGAAAAACTTGGAGCAACTACTATTTTTCATGCAGGGAGACATCCTTGCAAGACCACAAGGACCATGCATCATGTGTGATTTGACTAATTCGTACAATCTCGAATAAAGAGAAGGGTTTGGAATTTCAACTGAGATGGTGTTGTATATGTCATGCGGTGTTGGATACTTACTTTGTGGATGTAAGAAAAGAAGAATGTGTGTATGTGGCAATTCTCGCTTTTGAAATTCTCTAGTATAGATGACTGCAATTTGTAGGCATAGATGTATTCAAGATGAGTGTAGTAAAAAGCATAGGTGAGAAACGGTAAATTGAATTTCTCATACAATGAGTTTTATATCTTAAATCATAGAGTGGATTGTATCTTGATTTTTGGTACTTTGGCCGACACATGGatactttttattataattttaaatttttttatgatgtTTTGTAGCGTAAATTAAAccattgaaatatatatatatatatatatatatatatatatatatatatatatatatatatatatatatatatatatatatatatatatatagatcttGTAACTAATTTGATTAATGAGATATAAAATTAGTATTCCTTACAATCAAGTGTAGAAACTAATTCTATAAACAACATAGTAAAACTATTAAAGGAAAAACTCTCAagacaattttaattaaaacctaaaacaTCTATTAAGCCAAATGAAACCCAAACCCCATTATATTTACAATTCAATTCATTTcatttctttgtttattttacatGTATAATCAACTTTTATTACTAATCAAACATTCACCGATAGAATACACTTTACCAACCCATTTAATGCATCACATGAAGAACCATTTAAAGCCAACCTAATCTCATGCTTCAACTCAAATGCTCTTTTCCTCAATTCCTCCCCTTCTTGATTCACCATAAGTCTTCTAACCACTTTTTCAATCTCATCTCTTTTCATCACATTACACCATTCCAAACCCACCTTCCAAACATGACTCAACAATCTAGCATTTACTCTTTGATCTCCAAAATAAGGCTGACAAATAATTGGTATTCCTTCACACAAACTCTCCAATGTTGAATTCCAACCACAATGACTCCAAAAACCTCCAACAGCTTCATGTGCCAAAACCTCACTTTGAGGTGCCCATTTCACAATACAACCTCTCTCTGCTACACTTACTTTAACATCTTCCGACAACGATTCTAACCACGCCGAAACATCGGTAACTGTCTCGGGTCGAATAACCCAAAGGAAATTTTGCCGGCTGTTACTTAATCCGCAAGCCATTTCAGTAAGCTCTTTCTCTTCCCAACTAGCAATGCTTCCCAAACTTACATATAACACAGATTTTCTTGGTTTGTTGTTTAGCCAAGATATACATCTATCACTTTCTGGCAGAATGCTAATATTATTGGACTCATTGGAAATCATGTGTAGAGGGCCTATGGGGAAGATATTAACATTGTATAGATGTTGAAGATGATTTAGAGATGAATCTTCTAAGGTTTCCACAGTGTTGAATATAACAGCTAAAGGTGTTATTGAAAGTGTTTTAGATATGCCATGTAGAAAATCATGTGgatttaataaattgaaaatagGTAAATCTTTGAATCGCAACATGTCTAGTTCTGGTACCAAATCCGATGGCTTGGAATCTGTCATGTAACATGTTAATTAGTCATTCATatgagaataaataaataaaagtaataaagTAGTTGGCtcaaaacttcaaaaaaataAGTCTATCGTTAAACGAGTTCAATTGGTAGTTACCAGAAACATTAGATGCAGAGTGAAAATTGGAACTTgcgatattttatttattcataataGAGTTGGGTTAAATGAATTAAGATTAATttgttatatatttaaaaaatagtgttttttatttattt
Above is a window of Vicia villosa cultivar HV-30 ecotype Madison, WI unplaced genomic scaffold, Vvil1.0 ctg.001617F_1_1, whole genome shotgun sequence DNA encoding:
- the LOC131636031 gene encoding UDP-glucose iridoid glucosyltransferase-like translates to MIHKPLTKRLMENQIRLHLVLIPPPLKGHITPMLQLATILHSKGFFITIAHTHFNSPNPSNHPNFNFLPFFDGLSNTQITSKNFIDIASSLNTNCVTPLKESLVHHIAKLEKHGEKIACVIYDGFFHFIDSLAKELKLPSIVFRTTSATNILTYHVCAHLQTKGYLPLQDSKPSDLVPELDMLRFKDLPIFNLLNPHDFLHGISKTLSITPLAVIFNTVETLEDSSLNHLQHLYNVNIFPIGPLHMISNESNNISILPESDRCISWLNNKPRKSVLYVSLGSIASWEEKELTEMACGLSNSRQNFLWVIRPETVTDVSAWLESLSEDVKVSVAERGCIVKWAPQSEVLAHEAVGGFWSHCGWNSTLESLCEGIPIICQPYFGDQRVNARLLSHVWKVGLEWCNVMKRDEIEKVVRRLMVNQEGEELRKRAFELKHEIRLALNGSSCDALNGLVKCILSVNV